One part of the Methylobacterium terrae genome encodes these proteins:
- a CDS encoding M20 family metallopeptidase, whose protein sequence is MHNSEAIWRHVEEHAAAFTAFSDRVWEMPELNFQEVRSAAEHTAMLRAHGFRVTEGIDGMPTAMMGEAGEGGPVIAILGEYDALPGLSQEAGVAEHRPRPGEGAGHGCGHNLLGAGALLAATAVKDWLAKEGLPGRVRYYGCPAEEGGAAKTFMVRDGVFEDVDAAITWHPGPFVSIWEPVSLAIQLVDFTFAGKASHAAAAPHLGRSALDAVELMNVGVNYLREHMPSDARVHYAYLDAGGIAPNVVQAAATVRYLVRAADLPSLLDLAARVGRIAQGAALMTETTVASRVVSAMSNLLANPPLEQALHANLMRLGPPPFDAEDRAFAERIRATLTREDIVSAHRRFGVPVTDAPLCDTVVPLGAVGERMMGSTDVGDVSWAVPTVQARGATYAIGTPGHSWQMTAQGKTPAAHKGMIHVAKAMAGTAVDVLRDPELLARAKADHAERLSRTPYASPLPPDLAPPLDMAG, encoded by the coding sequence ATGCACAACAGCGAGGCGATCTGGCGGCACGTCGAGGAGCACGCGGCGGCATTCACGGCGTTCTCGGACCGGGTCTGGGAGATGCCGGAACTGAACTTCCAGGAGGTGCGCTCGGCCGCCGAGCACACCGCCATGCTCCGCGCCCACGGCTTCCGGGTGACGGAAGGGATCGACGGCATGCCGACCGCCATGATGGGCGAGGCCGGCGAGGGCGGTCCCGTCATCGCGATTCTCGGCGAGTACGACGCCCTGCCGGGCCTGAGCCAGGAAGCGGGCGTCGCCGAGCACCGGCCCCGTCCGGGGGAGGGCGCCGGCCACGGCTGCGGCCACAACCTGCTCGGCGCCGGCGCGCTCTTGGCCGCCACCGCCGTCAAGGACTGGCTCGCGAAGGAGGGCCTGCCCGGCCGCGTGCGCTACTACGGCTGCCCGGCCGAGGAGGGCGGCGCCGCCAAGACCTTCATGGTGCGCGACGGCGTCTTCGAGGACGTCGACGCCGCGATCACCTGGCATCCCGGCCCGTTCGTCTCGATCTGGGAGCCGGTCTCGCTGGCGATCCAGCTCGTCGACTTCACCTTCGCCGGCAAGGCCTCGCACGCGGCGGCAGCCCCCCATCTCGGGCGCTCGGCCCTCGACGCGGTCGAGCTGATGAATGTCGGCGTGAACTACCTGCGCGAGCACATGCCGAGCGACGCGCGGGTGCACTACGCCTATCTCGATGCCGGCGGCATCGCCCCGAACGTCGTCCAGGCGGCCGCCACCGTGCGCTACCTCGTGCGCGCCGCCGACCTGCCGAGCCTCCTCGACCTCGCGGCCCGGGTGGGCAGGATCGCGCAAGGTGCGGCGCTGATGACCGAGACCACGGTCGCGAGCCGGGTGGTGAGCGCCATGTCGAACCTGCTGGCGAACCCGCCGCTGGAGCAGGCGCTGCACGCCAACCTGATGCGGCTCGGCCCCCCGCCCTTCGACGCCGAGGACCGCGCCTTCGCGGAACGGATCCGCGCGACGCTGACCCGGGAGGACATCGTCTCGGCCCATCGCCGCTTCGGCGTGCCGGTGACCGATGCGCCGCTCTGCGACACGGTGGTGCCGCTCGGTGCGGTCGGGGAGCGGATGATGGGCTCGACCGATGTCGGCGACGTGAGCTGGGCGGTGCCGACCGTGCAGGCCCGCGGCGCGACCTACGCCATCGGCACCCCCGGCCATTCCTGGCAGATGACCGCCCAGGGCAAGACCCCGGCGGCCCACAAGGGCATGATCCACGTCGCCAAGGCGATGGCCGGCACCGCGGTCGACGTCCTGCGCGACCCCGAGTTGCTCGCCCGCGCCAAGGCCGACCACGCCGAGCGGCTCTCGCGCACGCCCTACGCCAGCCCGCTGCCGCCGGACCTGGCGCCGCCGCTCGACATGGCGGGCTGA
- a CDS encoding NAD(P)-binding domain-containing protein → MKGLTALAAEVRRDLARLNHPPAPWTLPVAGPDGRPALDVLVVGAGMCGQTAAFALLREGVSNLRIVDQAPRGAEGPWGTFARMETLRSPKHLTGPDLGIPSLTFRAWWEAQAGEEGWRDLYKIPRLDWLRYLLFVRDTVGVPVENDTRLDCLWPADGLIGAAIEGPAGPETVYARKVVLACGRDGSGGRRMPAFAAGGEGRLFHSSDPIDFSRFRGGRVAVLGASASAIDNAATALEAGAAAVTLFVRRSHFPQVNKSKWAAFPGFLRGYAALDDAWRWAFTTFMMGEGTPPPHESVLRCTRHPGFSVRFGEGWSGIAEAPDGLVIETPEGRYAVDAAVVAVGFDIDLTRRPELAPFRDAVLTWGERVPAAQAQAHPEAARFPYLGDGMQMLERVPGQLPELNLLHVFNWGVSLSHGALAGDIPGLGIGATRLAQALVRDLFVSQADAHFPRMVAHEDAELEPTPFFVRREAR, encoded by the coding sequence GTGAAGGGTCTGACGGCGCTCGCCGCCGAGGTGCGGCGCGACCTCGCCCGTCTCAATCACCCGCCCGCACCCTGGACCCTGCCGGTCGCGGGCCCGGACGGGCGCCCGGCCCTCGATGTCCTGGTGGTCGGGGCGGGCATGTGCGGCCAGACCGCCGCCTTCGCGCTCCTGCGCGAGGGAGTCTCGAACCTGCGGATCGTCGACCAGGCGCCCCGGGGGGCGGAGGGGCCGTGGGGTACCTTCGCCCGGATGGAGACCCTGCGCTCGCCCAAACACCTGACGGGTCCGGATCTCGGCATCCCCTCCCTCACCTTCCGGGCCTGGTGGGAGGCGCAAGCGGGAGAGGAGGGCTGGCGCGATCTCTACAAGATCCCCCGCCTCGACTGGCTGCGCTACCTCCTGTTCGTGCGCGACACCGTCGGCGTGCCGGTGGAGAACGATACCCGCCTCGACTGCTTGTGGCCGGCGGACGGGCTGATCGGCGCGGCGATCGAGGGGCCGGCCGGGCCGGAGACGGTCTACGCCCGCAAGGTGGTGCTGGCCTGCGGCCGCGACGGCTCGGGCGGGCGGCGGATGCCGGCCTTCGCGGCCGGCGGCGAGGGCCGCCTGTTCCACTCCTCCGACCCGATCGATTTCTCGCGGTTCCGCGGCGGCCGGGTCGCGGTGCTCGGCGCCTCGGCCTCGGCGATCGACAACGCCGCCACGGCGCTGGAGGCGGGCGCCGCCGCGGTGACCTTGTTCGTGCGCCGCTCGCATTTCCCGCAGGTCAACAAGTCGAAATGGGCCGCCTTCCCGGGTTTCCTGCGCGGCTACGCGGCCCTCGACGACGCGTGGCGCTGGGCGTTCACGACCTTCATGATGGGCGAGGGCACGCCGCCGCCGCACGAATCGGTCCTGCGCTGCACCCGCCATCCGGGCTTCTCGGTGCGGTTCGGCGAGGGCTGGAGCGGCATCGCGGAAGCGCCCGACGGCCTGGTGATCGAGACGCCCGAGGGGCGCTACGCCGTCGACGCCGCCGTGGTGGCGGTGGGCTTCGACATCGACCTGACCCGGCGGCCGGAGCTGGCGCCGTTCCGGGATGCCGTGCTGACCTGGGGCGAGCGGGTCCCGGCCGCGCAAGCCCAGGCCCATCCCGAGGCCGCGCGCTTCCCCTACCTCGGCGACGGCATGCAGATGCTGGAGCGGGTGCCGGGCCAGCTGCCCGAACTCAACCTGCTGCACGTCTTCAACTGGGGCGTCAGCTTGAGCCACGGGGCGCTCGCCGGCGACATCCCGGGCCTCGGCATCGGGGCGACGCGGCTCGCCCAGGCGCTGGTGCGCGACCTGTTCGTCTCGCAGGCCGACGCGCATTTCCCCCGCATGGTGGCGCACGAGGATGCGGAACTGGAGCCGACGCCGTTCTTCGTGCGGCGGGAGGCGCGATGA
- a CDS encoding cation diffusion facilitator family transporter: MERAQAAALASAGVGLLVLALKFGAWWITGSLALYSDALESIINVVAAMTAFVALRVAAQPADQNHPYGHHKAEYFSAVIEGALVIVAAVVILRDAYDAVQAPKTLEAPLAGVAVNGLATVINLVWGVMLVRRGRDWRSPALVADGKHVLADVFTSGGVLIGLGLATATGWAILDPIIAAVVAVNILWSGGAMVRDSVSGLMDQAAPAEMVTQIRRLISEHGAGALEAHDVRTRHAGQVTFIDFHLVVPGEMTVAESHAICDRLEAAIEGAVPGAVVTIHVEPAEEAKQRGLPVI; this comes from the coding sequence ATGGAACGCGCGCAAGCCGCCGCCCTCGCCAGCGCCGGGGTCGGCCTCCTGGTGCTCGCCCTCAAGTTCGGGGCTTGGTGGATCACCGGCAGCCTCGCGCTCTACTCGGACGCGCTCGAGAGCATCATCAACGTCGTGGCGGCGATGACGGCCTTCGTGGCCCTGCGCGTCGCCGCCCAGCCCGCCGACCAGAACCACCCCTACGGCCACCACAAGGCCGAGTACTTCTCGGCGGTGATCGAGGGCGCGCTCGTCATCGTGGCGGCGGTCGTGATCCTGCGCGACGCCTACGATGCGGTCCAGGCGCCCAAGACCCTCGAGGCGCCGCTCGCCGGCGTCGCGGTGAACGGGCTCGCCACGGTGATCAACCTGGTCTGGGGCGTGATGCTGGTCCGCCGCGGCCGCGACTGGCGCTCGCCGGCCCTGGTGGCGGACGGCAAGCACGTGCTCGCCGACGTGTTCACCTCCGGCGGCGTCCTGATCGGCCTCGGCCTCGCCACCGCGACCGGCTGGGCGATCCTCGATCCGATCATCGCCGCGGTGGTGGCGGTCAACATCCTGTGGTCGGGCGGCGCGATGGTGCGGGATTCGGTCAGCGGCCTGATGGACCAGGCGGCGCCGGCCGAGATGGTGACGCAGATCCGCCGGCTGATCTCCGAGCACGGCGCGGGCGCGCTGGAGGCCCACGACGTGCGCACGCGGCACGCCGGCCAGGTCACCTTCATCGATTTCCACCTCGTGGTGCCGGGCGAGATGACGGTGGCGGAATCGCACGCGATCTGCGACCGGCTCGAGGCGGCGATCGAGGGCGCGGTGCCGGGCGCCGTGGTGACGATCCATGTCGAGCCGGCCGAGGAGGCCAAGCAGCGCGGCCTCCCGGTCATCTGA
- the tgt gene encoding tRNA guanosine(34) transglycosylase Tgt encodes MTDQFSFTVAATDGPARTGEIRMPRGVIRTPAFMPVGTAGTVKAMYPEQVKALGADVVLGNTYHLMLRPGAERVARLGGLHAMMQWPYPILTDSGGFQVMSLAGLRKLDETGVRFQSHLDGSTHLLSPERSIEIQGLLGSDIQMQLDECVRLPAPESAIESAMRLSLRWAERCRIAFGEQPGKAMFGIVQGGDIPALRVESARALVDLDLKGYAVGGLAVGEPQATMLAMIETVEPHLPTHKPRYLMGVGTPDDIVQAVSRGIDMFDCVMPTRAGRHGMVYTRHGRLNLRNARFSEDNAPLDPESTCPAANLYSKAYLHHLVRAGEILGMMLLTWNNLSYYQDLMAGLRAAIAAGRLQDFIGETHEGWRKAERDRAA; translated from the coding sequence ATGACCGACCAGTTCAGCTTCACCGTGGCGGCGACCGACGGTCCGGCCCGCACCGGCGAGATCCGGATGCCGCGCGGCGTCATCCGCACCCCGGCCTTCATGCCGGTGGGCACCGCCGGCACCGTCAAGGCGATGTACCCGGAGCAGGTGAAGGCGCTCGGCGCCGACGTGGTGCTCGGCAACACCTACCACCTGATGCTGCGCCCCGGCGCCGAGCGGGTGGCGCGGTTAGGGGGCCTGCACGCGATGATGCAGTGGCCCTACCCGATCCTGACCGATTCCGGCGGGTTCCAGGTCATGTCGCTCGCCGGGCTGCGCAAGCTCGACGAGACCGGGGTGCGGTTCCAGTCGCATCTCGACGGCTCGACGCATCTCCTGAGCCCCGAGCGCTCGATCGAGATCCAGGGCCTGCTCGGCTCCGACATCCAGATGCAGCTCGACGAGTGCGTGCGCCTGCCGGCGCCGGAATCGGCGATCGAGAGCGCGATGCGCCTCTCCCTGCGCTGGGCCGAGCGCTGCCGCATCGCCTTCGGCGAGCAGCCCGGCAAGGCGATGTTCGGCATCGTGCAAGGCGGCGACATTCCCGCGCTCCGGGTCGAGAGCGCGCGGGCGCTGGTCGATCTCGACCTCAAGGGCTACGCCGTCGGGGGGCTGGCCGTCGGCGAGCCGCAGGCGACGATGCTCGCCATGATCGAGACCGTCGAGCCGCACCTGCCGACCCACAAGCCGCGCTACCTGATGGGCGTCGGCACGCCGGACGACATCGTCCAGGCGGTGAGCCGCGGCATCGACATGTTCGACTGCGTGATGCCGACCCGGGCCGGCCGCCACGGCATGGTCTATACCCGCCACGGCCGCCTCAACCTGCGCAACGCGCGCTTTTCCGAGGACAACGCGCCCCTCGACCCGGAATCGACCTGCCCGGCGGCCAACCTCTACAGCAAGGCCTACCTGCACCACCTCGTCCGCGCCGGCGAGATTCTGGGCATGATGCTGCTGACCTGGAACAACCTGTCCTACTACCAGGACCTGATGGCGGGCCTGCGCGCGGCGATCGCCGCCGGGCGGCTCCAGGACTTCATCGGCGAGACCCACGAGGGCTGGCGGAAGGCCGAGCGCGACCGGGCGGCGTGA
- a CDS encoding antibiotic biosynthesis monooxygenase family protein: MSDVVLINPFEVAPGDEAAAIAYWERAAEHLRRQPGFVDTRLHRTVAPGARFPLVNLATWRSAEAFLAATADPAFRALVGPEMERFPHHPGLYQVIRT; this comes from the coding sequence ATGAGCGACGTGGTGCTGATCAATCCGTTCGAGGTGGCGCCCGGGGACGAGGCGGCGGCCATCGCCTACTGGGAGCGGGCGGCCGAGCACCTGCGCCGCCAGCCGGGCTTCGTCGACACGCGGCTGCACCGGACGGTCGCGCCGGGCGCCCGCTTCCCGCTCGTCAACCTCGCCACCTGGCGCTCGGCCGAGGCGTTCCTGGCGGCGACCGCGGACCCCGCCTTCCGGGCCCTGGTCGGACCGGAGATGGAACGCTTCCCGCACCATCCGGGCCTCTACCAGGTGATCCGCACCTGA
- the queA gene encoding tRNA preQ1(34) S-adenosylmethionine ribosyltransferase-isomerase QueA, with translation MRVDLFDFDLPEDRIALRPAVPRDGARLMLLHEGHPPEDRVVRDLPGLLRPGDVLVFNDTRVIPARLHGLRHRPEGGTVRVEAMLHLREGPDRWRAFARPAKRLRVGDRVSFGRAGEGETCALTRLDATVAERGEGGETTFAFDLAGPALDEAVAALGELPLPPYIAAKRPTDAQDAADYQTVFAREPGAVAAPTAGLHFTPDLLGACAAAGLAQVRVTLHVGAGTFLPVKADDTDEHRMHAEIGEIAPEAAEALNRARAAGGRIVAVGTTALRLLESAAEPDGTIRPWTGATDIFITPGYRFRAVDALMTNFHLPRSTLFMLVSAFAGLDAMRAAYEAAIQRGYRFYSYGDTSLLFRAETR, from the coding sequence ATGCGCGTGGACCTGTTCGATTTCGACCTGCCGGAGGACCGCATCGCCCTCCGGCCCGCGGTGCCCCGGGACGGCGCCCGCCTGATGCTGCTGCACGAAGGCCACCCCCCGGAGGACCGGGTCGTGCGCGACCTGCCGGGCCTGCTGCGCCCCGGCGACGTGCTGGTCTTCAACGACACGCGGGTGATCCCGGCGCGGCTGCACGGCCTGCGCCACCGGCCGGAGGGCGGCACGGTGCGGGTCGAGGCGATGCTGCACCTGCGCGAGGGTCCCGATCGCTGGCGCGCCTTCGCGCGCCCGGCCAAGCGCCTGCGGGTCGGCGACCGGGTCAGCTTCGGCCGGGCCGGGGAGGGCGAGACCTGTGCCCTGACCCGCCTCGACGCCACCGTCGCCGAGCGCGGGGAGGGGGGCGAGACCACCTTCGCGTTCGACCTCGCGGGGCCGGCCCTCGACGAGGCGGTGGCGGCCTTGGGCGAGCTGCCGCTGCCCCCCTACATCGCCGCCAAGCGCCCGACCGACGCGCAGGACGCCGCCGACTACCAGACCGTGTTCGCCCGCGAGCCCGGGGCGGTGGCGGCCCCCACCGCCGGCCTGCACTTCACGCCCGACCTGCTCGGAGCTTGCGCCGCCGCCGGCCTGGCGCAGGTCCGGGTGACGCTCCATGTCGGCGCCGGCACCTTCCTGCCGGTCAAGGCCGACGACACCGACGAGCATCGGATGCACGCCGAGATCGGCGAGATCGCGCCCGAGGCCGCCGAGGCCCTGAACCGGGCCCGCGCGGCGGGCGGGCGCATCGTCGCGGTCGGCACCACGGCCCTGCGGCTCCTCGAGAGCGCGGCGGAGCCCGACGGCACGATCCGGCCCTGGACCGGCGCCACCGACATCTTCATCACCCCGGGCTACCGCTTCCGCGCGGTCGACGCGCTGATGACGAACTTCCACCTGCCGCGCTCGACGCTGTTCATGCTCGTCTCGGCCTTCGCCGGGCTCGACGCGATGCGGGCGGCCTACGAAGCCGCGATCCAGCGCGGCTACCGCTTCTATTCCTACGGCGATACCAGCCTGCTCTTCCGGGCGGAGACGCGATGA
- the cysK gene encoding cysteine synthase A, whose protein sequence is MADATATSETGRPIGHGRVYDSITETIGNTPLVRLNRLAKERGIDAEILLKLEFFNPIASVKDRIGVNMIDAMEASGVLKPGGTLVEPTSGNTGIALAFVAAARGYRLILVMPETMSLERRKMLAYLGAELALTPGPQGMKGAIAKAEELLKEIPGSIMPQQFNNPANPEIHRKTTAEEIWNDTQGQLDAFVAGVGTGGTITGVGQVIKPRLPGLRVVAVEPEDSPVLSGGQPGPHKIQGIGAGFVPGVLDRGVIDEVVTVSNQTAFDTARLLARIEGIPSGISTGGNVAAALEIAARPEFKGKRIVTVACSFAERYISSALFEGL, encoded by the coding sequence ATGGCCGACGCCACCGCCACTTCGGAGACCGGCCGCCCGATCGGTCACGGCCGGGTCTACGATTCGATCACCGAGACCATCGGCAACACGCCGCTGGTGCGCCTCAACCGCCTCGCCAAGGAGCGCGGGATCGACGCCGAGATCCTCTTGAAGCTCGAGTTCTTCAACCCGATCGCCTCGGTGAAGGACCGCATCGGCGTCAACATGATCGACGCCATGGAGGCCTCCGGCGTGCTGAAGCCCGGCGGCACCCTGGTGGAGCCGACCTCGGGCAATACCGGCATCGCGCTGGCCTTCGTGGCCGCCGCCCGCGGCTACCGGCTGATCCTGGTGATGCCCGAGACGATGTCGCTCGAGCGGCGCAAGATGCTGGCCTATCTGGGGGCCGAACTCGCCCTCACCCCCGGCCCGCAGGGCATGAAGGGCGCGATCGCCAAGGCCGAGGAACTCTTGAAGGAGATCCCGGGCTCGATCATGCCCCAGCAGTTCAACAACCCGGCCAACCCCGAGATCCACCGCAAGACCACCGCGGAGGAGATCTGGAACGACACGCAGGGTCAGCTCGACGCCTTCGTGGCGGGCGTCGGCACCGGCGGCACCATCACGGGCGTCGGCCAGGTCATCAAGCCGCGCCTGCCGGGCCTTCGCGTCGTCGCGGTCGAGCCGGAGGATTCCCCGGTCCTGTCCGGCGGCCAGCCCGGCCCGCACAAGATCCAGGGCATCGGCGCCGGCTTCGTGCCGGGCGTCCTCGACCGCGGCGTGATCGACGAGGTGGTGACGGTCTCCAACCAGACCGCCTTCGACACCGCCCGCCTGCTCGCCCGGATCGAGGGCATCCCCAGCGGCATCTCGACCGGCGGCAACGTCGCGGCGGCCCTCGAGATCGCGGCCCGGCCCGAGTTCAAGGGCAAGCGGATCGTGACGGTCGCCTGCTCGTTCGCCGAGCGCTACATCTCGTCGGCTTTGTTCGAGGGGCTGTGA
- a CDS encoding alkylphosphonate utilization protein, with protein sequence MTAGDDDYVYDEATGEWRPAGGPAMAAAREVRDASGNLLSDGDAVTLIKDLKVKGANQTLKQGTVIRSIRLTDADDEIDCRHDTIKGLVLRTEFVRKR encoded by the coding sequence GTGACCGCTGGCGACGACGACTACGTGTACGACGAGGCCACGGGCGAGTGGCGCCCGGCCGGCGGACCGGCGATGGCAGCGGCCCGGGAGGTGCGCGACGCCTCCGGCAACCTCCTGAGCGACGGCGACGCCGTCACGCTGATCAAGGACCTGAAGGTCAAGGGCGCGAACCAGACCCTCAAGCAGGGCACGGTGATCCGCTCGATCCGCCTGACCGACGCCGACGACGAGATCGATTGCCGCCACGACACGATCAAGGGCTTGGTGCTGCGCACGGAGTTCGTGCGCAAGCGCTGA
- a CDS encoding 2-hydroxychromene-2-carboxylate isomerase yields MAELSCFYSLSSPWSYLGGPKLQDIVRRHRARLVLKPFDFQEVVPKTGGVPIRTRPQPRRDYHAVELARWSDHLGLPLHVTPRHYPMENPAPNWNKHAGWTVIAAQAAGLDAFPLSHAILRALWAEERDIADPAVRRAIADENGYDGAALVAAEGSEAVQAEYRRNGAEAERLGVFGSPTIVLDGELFWGQDRLDFVDRALARRLASARG; encoded by the coding sequence ATGGCCGAATTGTCCTGCTTCTACAGCCTATCCTCGCCCTGGTCCTACCTCGGCGGGCCGAAGCTCCAGGACATCGTGCGCCGCCACCGCGCCCGGCTGGTGCTGAAGCCCTTCGACTTCCAGGAGGTGGTGCCGAAGACCGGCGGCGTACCGATCCGGACCCGGCCGCAGCCCCGTCGCGATTATCATGCCGTCGAACTCGCCCGCTGGAGCGACCATCTCGGCCTGCCGCTCCACGTCACGCCCCGGCACTACCCGATGGAGAACCCGGCGCCGAACTGGAACAAGCATGCGGGCTGGACCGTCATCGCGGCTCAGGCGGCCGGGCTCGACGCGTTTCCGCTCTCGCACGCGATCCTGCGGGCGCTCTGGGCCGAGGAGCGCGACATCGCCGATCCGGCCGTGCGCCGGGCCATCGCGGACGAGAACGGCTACGACGGTGCGGCCCTGGTGGCGGCCGAGGGCAGCGAGGCCGTCCAGGCGGAGTACCGCCGCAACGGCGCGGAGGCGGAGCGCCTCGGCGTGTTCGGCTCGCCGACGATCGTGCTCGACGGCGAGCTGTTCTGGGGCCAGGACCGGCTCGACTTCGTCGACCGGGCGCTCGCACGGCGGCTGGCATCCGCCAGGGGCTAA
- a CDS encoding MarR family winged helix-turn-helix transcriptional regulator — MSRAEAATALILEVFRLNGALLAAGDGLTRDLGLTSARWQVLGAVSLAGRPLTVAGAARAMGLTRQAVRRLVTELTADGFVALAPNPDHRRAALVVLTESGRRAYAAASERQAAWAERIARGCEPAALDDATTLLRRLRAALERDEEQAAPETGS, encoded by the coding sequence ATGTCCCGGGCCGAGGCCGCGACCGCACTGATCCTCGAGGTCTTCCGCCTCAACGGCGCCCTGCTCGCCGCCGGCGACGGCCTCACCCGCGACCTCGGCCTCACCAGCGCCCGCTGGCAGGTGCTGGGTGCGGTCTCGCTCGCGGGCCGGCCGCTCACGGTGGCGGGGGCGGCCCGGGCGATGGGGCTGACCCGGCAGGCGGTGCGGCGCCTCGTGACCGAACTGACGGCGGACGGGTTCGTGGCGCTGGCGCCCAACCCGGATCACCGGCGCGCCGCCCTGGTTGTGCTGACGGAATCGGGGCGGCGCGCCTACGCGGCGGCCTCGGAGCGCCAGGCCGCCTGGGCGGAGCGCATCGCGCGAGGGTGCGAGCCCGCCGCCCTCGACGACGCCACGACCCTGCTCCGGCGCCTGCGCGCCGCGCTGGAGCGGGACGAGGAGCAGGCTGCGCCGGAGACAGGCTCATGA
- a CDS encoding GNAT family N-acetyltransferase: protein MRDNPERSRFELEVNGEVAYADYRRQPGTLVIAYVYAPPALRGTGTADRLMRGVAEAARAEGSRIVPLCGYAATWLRRHREHRDLLA from the coding sequence ATGCGCGACAATCCGGAGCGGAGCCGGTTCGAGCTCGAGGTGAACGGCGAGGTCGCCTACGCCGATTACCGCCGCCAGCCCGGCACCCTCGTCATCGCCTACGTCTACGCGCCCCCGGCCCTGCGCGGCACCGGCACCGCCGACCGGCTGATGCGGGGCGTGGCCGAGGCCGCGCGGGCGGAGGGGTCGCGCATCGTGCCGCTCTGCGGCTACGCGGCGACGTGGCTGCGGCGCCACCGCGAGCATCGCGACCTGCTGGCGTAG
- a CDS encoding Lrp/AsnC ligand binding domain-containing protein: protein MTDGLDRVDRQILRILQREGRIPNVELAERVGLSPTATGERLRRLQKDGIITGFGARLDPQLLGLSLLVFVEVSLDKTTPDAFARFAAAVRRAPEVLECHMVGGGFDYLVKARVADMPAYRRFLGEGLLGLPGVNNTRTYAVMEEVKSDGVLPL, encoded by the coding sequence ATGACGGACGGGCTCGACCGGGTCGACCGGCAGATCCTCAGGATCCTCCAGCGCGAGGGCCGGATCCCGAACGTGGAACTCGCCGAGCGGGTCGGCCTGTCGCCGACCGCCACCGGCGAGCGCCTGCGCCGGCTGCAGAAGGACGGGATCATCACCGGGTTCGGGGCGCGGCTCGACCCGCAGCTCCTGGGCTTGAGCCTGCTCGTCTTCGTCGAGGTCTCGCTCGACAAGACCACGCCCGACGCCTTCGCGCGCTTCGCGGCGGCCGTGCGGCGCGCCCCCGAAGTCCTGGAATGCCACATGGTCGGAGGCGGGTTCGACTACCTGGTCAAGGCCCGGGTCGCCGACATGCCGGCCTACCGGCGCTTCCTCGGCGAGGGGCTTCTGGGGCTGCCGGGGGTCAACAACACCCGCACCTACGCGGTGATGGAGGAGGTGAAGAGCGACGGGGTGCTGCCGCTTTAA